The genome window GAAGTAAAATCCACGCAGACGAACGTATCCCACGATTGAGTTTGAACCCCAGCAAGGCATCATGGCTTCCAAAGCACTGCGAGCCAGATCGTGTCTTGTTGGGGGTCGGTCCATTCCACCCGATGTCTGGTATGCGCTGGAAGATGAAGGGCATCTCCAGGTCCAAGCATCCTTTCAGGTTGTCCTTCAATCTTGAGTGTCGCCTTTCCTGCCAGCACTACAACCCATTCATGCTCTGCCTGGTCATACCAGAAATCTGGTGGAGAGGACTGGCCCCGCGACACGATGCGTTCAATTCTTACAGAACGACTCCTCAAGACCTCACTCGTCAATTCGTGGTCAACATGTTCAGGAATATTGGCGAAGAGATTTTGAGATAGTTCCATTCTCTGCACTTTTCTTGACAAATCGGCCATATAAAATGTAGCTCACAGAAAGGTTTCGGCCTTATGGCATCCTCTTTCCTGGGCCCGGCCGACTGCCATAGGTTCATTGAGGCGAGCTCTGATCATTGGGAATAATCAGAACTCAGCCATCTTTGGGGGGAAAAACCGAAGGATGGATCAGCGGCTGAATACGAAGATGTAAAGGCCCACGGAGAAGAATCAGGAGCCTGCCGAAAATTTAAAATGGGGGACCATAAAAACGGACCAGACAGACTTTCCAAAAAGAATTGATTCCTCTGCTCTACATCCCAGACGCTCCCTCAAGGCACGTCTTTAGCCAAATTGACTTACAACCTTTACTGCACGACAAAATGACCACGTCGGTTTTCCTGCCAGCACTCTTCATTCTGATCGGTGCAAAACGGCTTCTCTTTTCCATAACTCACAACCTGCAGATTTTCACTGGGGACGCCCAAATCAACTAAATATTCCCTCACCGCATTTGCCCGTCGCTCGCCAAGCACCATATTATAACTTTCCGTGCCACGCTGATCACAATGTCCTTCGATCACAATCTTATTATTCGCCAAGCCGGAAGCCAGTGTTTGGGCATTTTTCTGCAGAACAGAGATCGCATCCGCCCGAATAGAAAATCGGTCATAATCGAAATAAATATCTCCCAACGATTTGAGCAAAGCTTCCGTCTTCTTTTCAATGACTTCAGGCACTCCTGAGGCTTGCTGAGCTGATGAGTCCATCTCAGGCTCCACCCGAGCGATCATTTGATCCGGGGGAGCCGCCTCTTCCCGAATTACCGGTCGTGCGGGCATTTCCGGTTCAAGCGCAATCGGCGGGATCCCAGCCACTTGTGAGTCTTGAGGAGATGCCTGGCCTGGCATGGTTGGTAAGATAGGAGACGGAGTAATAACGGGTTCAGCTACCAGGGGAGCTTCTAGAGGCGAAGAAACAGCAGGTTCAACAACTGTCGTTCGAGGAGTTGCAAAAATATCAGCTGGAGCCGCGGGACGAATAACCGGGCGGACAGGCTCTTCCACAGGAATGTCCATAGCGGCGATCCCATTTAACGCTTCAGCTTGCACGGGCGGCCGAACAACCGCCTCAGCAGGTGGTGTCTCAGGTTCGACTTTTACCGCTTGGGGCATAGCTGGAGGCTCAGTCACACTAATAACCGTCGTTTGTAGTTTGGAACTACACCCCCCCATTATCGCAATCAGGCATCCGCCCAATAGGCCAAATTTTCCTACTCTCCTTACATTCGAAAAAGACAATACTTCGATCATGTTTTACCTCCACCATTTCCTTTTCTTGACTGCCGATGCCTCAGCTACATCCCATTCGCAATTTGATTCCTCATGCCCTTCAAGAATTTCTCTTAGCAGGGCCTCTGTCTTTCCTCATGATAATCTTATTCCCAAACTTTATGCAGTCCCTTAGAATTGTGTCAAGAACTCAAATGTGGCATCCCTGAGCACCACTTTAGTCTCATTACAGAATGCCTTTTGGTAAATTCCAGGTCAAGCGTCGTCCGAACAAAACTACATGAAATCCCTGCGTAAAACAACCTTTCATCCTGATCTTGGCAAGTCCATTGGAGCAGGCCCTGCTATATCGAACATCTCTTTAGGTTGCATCACGATAGCATGGTGTCTCCCACAACTATGAAAACTTTTTTTGTTTATCCAGAATATCTATAGAGAACTCTGAGCCCCTTCCGTCAGGATATTTCAGAGAATCGAATTCACCAACTAATTGGCAACGTGAGACCGGAAGATTTTTGAGCTCTCTAAAGTTCTTCAGTGCCGCCGCAAAAGATGATTCCCCGGAGGCCAGCCTCTATCGAATCCTAAGTGCAACTTCGAAACAATACCCAAATCAATACGCCTCAGTTCATAATAAGGTTCCCTACACCATCATCCCCAATTTGAAATTATTTTGAACCCCATCAACCCTAATATAAGAACCGGCACTTTCCGTTTCACTCTCACGAATCACCTCTCGTCATGACTCATTCATCCATTTGGGAATTGTGGGTTATTTCTCATATTTTCCCATTTCAATATATGAGTGCCAGAACACCTCTATTCTATTTCCGGCTTTCGTAGTGAGCTCTTTCAAAGTTCAGGCAGCCTTATTAAATGATTCCATTTTGTCAGGCAATTGATGAATATGATTCATTGATGGATTAATTTAACGATCATAAAGTCCATGATTGATCTTTACCCTTAAGTCCCTGATACTTCTGAAGGAAGTTGACTCCGTCCTGTAGGGTTTCACCTGCATGACTTTCATCAAATCTTATACCAAGGCAATTCATAAACATATGAAATATTTCAACTTTTATGAAAATTTCCACCTGGAACACCCCTTGCATTTAAACCGCTTAAACATTGCAACTCACCAACTATTGGGGCCAGTAATTTTTTGAATATGCCGTTTCATTAACTAGCTCAACGATATGGAGCCAGACGTGGTATGGATGTCCTAAGTTGAAACATGGCAAGAATGGAATTGAGCGCCATTTTATGAGCCTCGGCGGAGGGACTGGTTTCAGGGGAACTACGATTTCGACCGCACCCGAAGTCTGGTCTCCTCATCAGCCACCTTCTCAAAAGTCCCTCCGCCATCTTTTGAGAGAAATCATTTCAACACCAATAATTGTAAGGCATCATGAAAATTTTAGGCGTGTATCAGCATTCACCAAAATCCGGCCCTCCCAAGGTTCCCATCAAAGACAGAATCCTGTTAGTTGATGATGATCGACATCATCGAACCTGCCTGAAAGAATTTCTAGAGCTTCGGGGGTATGTGTGTTCAGAAGCAGGAAATGGTGTGGAAGGGCTTGAAATTTTACAGAAAGAGTCCGTCTCCATCATCATTACCGACAACAATATGCCACAGATGGATGGACTTGATTTCATTGAACAAGTGAATCACAGATATTCCCAGGAAATTCTCTCCATTTTTCTCATCACTGCCGAATTATCCCACCTTGTCCGTCTTCGGGCATTTAAAAACGGGGTCAATCGGGTCTTTGAAAAGCCCTTGGATTTTCAGGAGCTCTGCAATGCCGTAGACTGGGTCACAAAATTTGACATCCATCAATCGACGACCAACAAATACTCCTCCGCCAGAT of Nitrospiraceae bacterium contains these proteins:
- a CDS encoding cupin domain-containing protein, with protein sequence MELSQNLFANIPEHVDHELTSEVLRSRSVRIERIVSRGQSSPPDFWYDQAEHEWVVVLAGKATLKIEGQPERMLGPGDALHLPAHTRHRVEWTDPQQDTIWLAVLWKP
- a CDS encoding OmpA family protein, yielding MIEVLSFSNVRRVGKFGLLGGCLIAIMGGCSSKLQTTVISVTEPPAMPQAVKVEPETPPAEAVVRPPVQAEALNGIAAMDIPVEEPVRPVIRPAAPADIFATPRTTVVEPAVSSPLEAPLVAEPVITPSPILPTMPGQASPQDSQVAGIPPIALEPEMPARPVIREEAAPPDQMIARVEPEMDSSAQQASGVPEVIEKKTEALLKSLGDIYFDYDRFSIRADAISVLQKNAQTLASGLANNKIVIEGHCDQRGTESYNMVLGERRANAVREYLVDLGVPSENLQVVSYGKEKPFCTDQNEECWQENRRGHFVVQ
- a CDS encoding response regulator, with protein sequence MKILGVYQHSPKSGPPKVPIKDRILLVDDDRHHRTCLKEFLELRGYVCSEAGNGVEGLEILQKESVSIIITDNNMPQMDGLDFIEQVNHRYSQEILSIFLITAELSHLVRLRAFKNGVNRVFEKPLDFQELCNAVDWVTKFDIHQSTTNKYSSARYF